TCCGGCGGCACGCCTGCCGTCCTTGTCGTCGGCGGCCCCGACGACGGCCGGGCCTTTCCCCTCGCCGGTGCCCGCTGTGCCGTCGGCCGCGAGGATCCGGAGGCCGCCCCCCTGCAGGGGTGTGCGGTCCCCCTTTCCGCGGCATATGCCGCCGTCACCCGGGTCACCCGCCCCCACTGCCTGCTGAGTCTCTCCGGCGGCGTCTGGCATGTGGAGGACTGCGGGAGCACGGGAGGGACGGCCGTGAATGCCGTCCCTCTCCGGCGGCACGAGCGCCGCCCCCTTGCCGACGGCGACCTCATCGACCTTGCCCGGGGGCCGCAGGGGGTACGCCTCCTCTTCACCGTCCCCCTCCCTGACGATGGTCAGGATCGCCCGTCTTAATATTCCCGGCCACCCACCTCATTGCATGCGGCGGTGGATCATAGTCTGCGTTCTTCTTCTCGTTCTCTGTGCCGCCCCGGCGCTGGCGGCCCATGACACGTCGGGGAAGGGGCAGCATGGTCCTGGCGGAAACAACAGCGCCCCCGACGACCGCGGCCCGGCGACGGCCCCCGGCCAGGTGAAGGAGGAGAGGACGCCACTGCCCGATCCCACCCCTGATGTCGTCCCCGAAACGGCGACGCCGACCCCTTCCCTGACGCCTCTGCCTGAGACGACGCCGTCGCCCCTGCCGACCTCTCTCCCTGCCACCCCTGCCGAAGAGAGTCCGGTGTCTGTACAGGCCACGGATACGTCGGCAGTCGTGCGTGCGGCGACTGGAGAGGGGAGAGGCCCGCCCGAGACCCGTGAAGGCTTTGACCCCCTCCTGGCCGCGACGGCAGGTGCCGGTGCGGCGGCGGTCGGGGCGTACCTCCTCTACCGTATCAGGAAAAGAAAACCCGGTGCTGACAGCGACCGCACGGTCCTGGTTGCCCCGGATGCAGTCGCCGTCCCGGGTTTCCCCCCTGCTCTCATGGAAAAGTACGGGGACGTCTCCCTCCTCGGCACCGGTGGGACGGCGCAGGTCTATGCGGCCGTCAGGCGCACCGACGGGGAGAGGGTCGCCGTCAAGGTGCCCCTCAGGGCCGACGAGGCGACGGGACGGTGCTTCCTCAAGGAGATCAGCCTCTGGAAGGAACTGGTCCACCCGAATATTGTCGGGGTCCTGGCGGTGAACATCCTTCCCGTGCCGTACGTGGAGATGGAATTTCTCGACCGGTCCCTTGCCGACCTCACAAAACCTCTCCGACCGGGGGAGGCGTGTCGCATTGCTTCCGGCATTGCGGAGGGCCTTGCCTGTGCCCATGCCCGCGGCATCGTCCACCGCGACCTCAAGCCCGGCAACATCCTCCTTGCCGCGGACGGCACGCCGAAGATCGCCGACTGGGGGCTCGGCAGGCTGATCGGCGACGGCGACGAGACCGCGGCACCGGGCTTCTCCCTCAGGTATGCCGCCCCCGAACAACTCGCCCCGGGGCGGTACGGCCCTGCCGGTGCACGGACAGACCTCTACCAGCTCGGCGTCGTCCTCTACGAACTCCTGACCGGAAGGCTCCCTTACGATGGCGACGGGCCGGGCGAATACTCGGCCGCCGTCCTGGAGGGGGCGCCTGTCCCCCCCTCGAAGGTCGACCCGGCCCTTGCGCGTTTCGACGCCCTCCTCCTCCGGTGCCTTGAAAAAGACCCGGAACAGAGGATATCGTCGGCCGGGGACTTCCTCGCCGCGTTCCGTGACGTCGAATGCTGAACCAATCGGTTCAAGCTCAGAACCGCCTCCATTTTCTTTATTTATCCCTCGGGTCGTCGACCTATGGTATGCAGCTGTCGGGAGACCGGCAGCACAGAGGATAGACCATGAAAGGAAAACTTGCAATCGGAGCGGCCCTCCTGCTCTGTCTTGCCCTGGTCTCGGTGGTTCCGGCCGCCGCAGCATCGGGTCAGGACGGAAAGATGGGTCAGCAGGCCTGCTGGCAGAACACCGTCCAGGAGAGCACATCCGCGGGCGCCTGTCCCTGTGCCGAAGAGGGCACCTGCCAGCAGTACAGGACCGCAAACCAGACGCGGTCTGCAAACTCCTCTGGTGCCGGCGTCTGTGACGCCACATGCGACCAGACCCGGAGCCGCCAGCGGCTTTGCTGAATCTGAACCCTGATAATTTCCCTGTCCTCTTTACGGAAGACAGGGTCCGATACACCTATTTTTTCACCTGTCCGCGCCCCTTACCTCGCGGGCGATGGAGCAGAAGTACATCCTCCCGGCAAAGCGCACGAAGGTCCGGGAGACCTCGACCTTGAAGACGGTGCCGTCCTTCTTCCTGTGGACCGAGACGACTCTCTCCTTCTTCCCGGGTTCGGCCCGCGCCCACATCTCCTCCCACTGCGGCGCGGTGACCGAGGGGTTGAGGCCGAAGATGGTGACGGCGATGATCTCGTCCTGACTGTAACCGAGGAGGCTGCATGCCGTCTCATTCGCCTTGTAGATCCTGCCGTCCCTGTCGAAGAGGATGATGGAGTCGGAGGCATGGTCGAAGGCGAAGGTGGTGAAGAGGAGTTCGCGCTCGATCTCCTCCTTCTCCGCGAGCACCTTCAGGAGCGTCCTGTTCGCCTCCTGGATCCCGGTGGTCCGCCCGGCGATGAGGCACTCCATGTTCTCGTGGTACTGCTCCAGCTGTTCCCTGCACTGCTGCAGTTCGGTGATGTCGGTGCCTGCCAGGTGGTAACCCCGGGCCCTCCCCCCATTCCCGAAGATGCCCCTGACCTGCCACCTCTCCCAGCCGAGGGTGCCGTCTGTCCTCACCGATCTGACCTCCAGGGCCGTGGTCGGGCTCTCCGGGGTGAGATAGATGAGCGCTGCCTTCATACGCTCCCTGTCGCCGGGCGGGAGGAGGGGGAGGAAGCGGAAACCTATCAACTGCTCTCGTGTCCGACCCGCGTACCTGCAGAATGACTCGTTGACGAACTCGAGGGTGAGGTCGGGTCTGGTATGGAGGACAAAGCCGGGGAGGTCCGCGGTGAGCGCCTCATACTGCTGCCGCGAGGCCTCCAGCGCCCCTGTCGCCTCTCTGCACGCGGTCTCGTCGATGAGCACGATGGCGCACCCGTCCTTCCCGGTGTCGAAGACCACCGGGACGAGGTGGACGCGGAGGTGGCGCCGTCTCCCGCGGATCACGGTAGCGGCGGGAAAAAGCGCCTGCGTCCCCTGCACAGCCTGACGGCATCGTTCAAGGAACTCGGGGGCCGTGAAGAGAGAATAGGGAAGTTCCTGGACTTTTTCGCCGTACAGT
This window of the Methanofollis ethanolicus genome carries:
- a CDS encoding PAS domain S-box protein, coding for MPGSTAERVGDAITIRELLRKHPKGLSITEIAGALGLHRNTAAKHLDMLVQKGEADIRKVGTAKTYFLARRMPVAALLHFSLHPAVVVDGRDEVVMVSQSALDLLECPLEVLYGEKVQELPYSLFTAPEFLERCRQAVQGTQALFPAATVIRGRRRHLRVHLVPVVFDTGKDGCAIVLIDETACREATGALEASRQQYEALTADLPGFVLHTRPDLTLEFVNESFCRYAGRTREQLIGFRFLPLLPPGDRERMKAALIYLTPESPTTALEVRSVRTDGTLGWERWQVRGIFGNGGRARGYHLAGTDITELQQCREQLEQYHENMECLIAGRTTGIQEANRTLLKVLAEKEEIERELLFTTFAFDHASDSIILFDRDGRIYKANETACSLLGYSQDEIIAVTIFGLNPSVTAPQWEEMWARAEPGKKERVVSVHRKKDGTVFKVEVSRTFVRFAGRMYFCSIAREVRGADR
- a CDS encoding serine/threonine-protein kinase; the protein is MRRWIIVCVLLLVLCAAPALAAHDTSGKGQHGPGGNNSAPDDRGPATAPGQVKEERTPLPDPTPDVVPETATPTPSLTPLPETTPSPLPTSLPATPAEESPVSVQATDTSAVVRAATGEGRGPPETREGFDPLLAATAGAGAAAVGAYLLYRIRKRKPGADSDRTVLVAPDAVAVPGFPPALMEKYGDVSLLGTGGTAQVYAAVRRTDGERVAVKVPLRADEATGRCFLKEISLWKELVHPNIVGVLAVNILPVPYVEMEFLDRSLADLTKPLRPGEACRIASGIAEGLACAHARGIVHRDLKPGNILLAADGTPKIADWGLGRLIGDGDETAAPGFSLRYAAPEQLAPGRYGPAGARTDLYQLGVVLYELLTGRLPYDGDGPGEYSAAVLEGAPVPPSKVDPALARFDALLLRCLEKDPEQRISSAGDFLAAFRDVEC